A window from Chaetodon trifascialis isolate fChaTrf1 chromosome 5, fChaTrf1.hap1, whole genome shotgun sequence encodes these proteins:
- the LOC139330830 gene encoding regulator of cell cycle RGCC: MSSDINTDLELELGELLQEFQDVVEELKAPSRSRPHAYQHVLQEAKSRTAPGDDSGVEDSDYGSEASLGNSLNTSEEELHTAGITLAPKAKLGDTRELESFINMLDQELAEM, from the exons ATGTCCTCAGACATTAACACAG ACTTGGAGCTCGAGCTGGGCGAGTTGCTGCAGGAGTTCCAGGatgtggtggaggagctgaaggccCCTTCTCGAAGCAGACCTCATGCGTACCAGCACGTCCTGCAGGAGGCCAAAAGTCGCACAGCGCCCGGGGATGACAGCGGAGTGGAGGACTCGGATTATG GCAGCGAAGCTTCTTTGGGAAACAGTTTGAACACCAGCGAGGAGGAGCTTCACACAGCAGGCATAACGCTGGCACCGAAAG CCAAGCTGGGAGACACAAGGGAACTTGAGAGTTTTATCAACATGTTGGATCAAGAACTTGCAG AAATGTGA
- the pcdh20l gene encoding protocadherin-20: protein MGHGTPDNMNWAGLLQTLLVVVHLQQIMCGSVWFSVPEEREPGILAGSLSKHFPPPYQLLTQEYFWMDKNTGNFYTTEQKMDREALCPEDTKAEECIILHNAVVGPSGDLIQFPVIIEDINDNAPHFENSEIHLKVSEDVTVGTSFLLDDQAQDRDAGHNRELHYHLEDSDGVFSLKVVADGPVVMLVVQTALDRETRDLYQMALVATDCGSDPLSATATLIVTVTDVNDNCPSFSSDSPRSVSIPGDSPKNMLVTQVRATDPDSGPNAAIVYSLSPKVSERAKKLFSLDSLTGYIRLTQDLKSDNSEELLLKVLASGHHCPPADTQVTVSVLPKANQELTIKIGFIAEHQNQTMVLPENQPPTVLAVLELEGDSSFKGSSLAIESEVPFTLSPQNGKYLLSTSKPLDYEMKSEHHISVVVHGRSAEGTVITPSRHVIRVMVADVNDNAPHFLQSHYQLEVEENNQAGTSLWQVLATDADSGHNGRVTYRLDKHTTIFNIDSVTGQLSASASLDREQQGVHKLTVFARDSGSPPLESVATVTIRVLDQNDNAPVFLTPHFIFFIPENIPPFAQVAGLGVTDPDEGENGNTELVVVNSSGPFVVDSTQGILRTTSNLDRETEDRYELYLLARDHGHPVALTSTARITIFVEDINDNEPKVILPSSNSSCLTVSPETIAGTTVTKIYAIDEDTGLNSEITYSVVMPEPMQNSSPFLVDSRSGNITVAQQLLQKDLGMHHLFIVVRDAGKPAPLYTTVWVNLLVNESMEPCHLDRAPTWTGSPDLVQTPSKAPICEVEDTRSAQLILLVGLGMMLASAFLLVVAAVLYLKQRRRRLQQSMRGHTEENEIPLRLKDKYYSDD, encoded by the exons ATGGGCCATGGGACTCCTGATAATATGAACTGGGCTGGACTACTGCAG ACTCTGCTGGTTGTGGTCCATCTCCAGCAGATCATGTGTGGTTCTGTCTGGTTTTCTGTCCCAGAGGAACGGGAGCCCGGTATTCTGGCCGGGTCACTTAGTAAACACTTTCCACCTCCGTACCAGCTCCTGACCCAAGAGTATTTTTGGATGGACAAAAACACTGGAAATTTCTACACCACTGAGCAAAAGATGGATCGTGAGGCCCTCTGCCCAGAGGATACAAAAGCTGAGGAATGCATTATTCTCCACAATGCTGTCGTGGGGCCCTCAGGAGACCTTATACAGTTCCCTGTGATCATAGAAGACATCAATGACAATGCACCTCATTTCGAAAACAGTGAAATACACCTGAAGGTGTCTGAGGATGTGACTGTGGGGACCAGTTTCTTGCTGGATGACCAGGCTCAGGACAGGGATGCCGGACATAACAGGGAGCTGCATTACCACCTAGAAGACTCTGATGGAGTTTTCAGTTTAAAAGTCGTTGCAGACGGGCCTGTCGTCATGCTGGTTGTGCAAACAGCTCTTGATAGGGAGACTCGGGACCTGTATCAGATGGCGCTGGTGGCCACCGACTGCGGCTCAGACCCTTTAAGTGCTACGGCAACTTTAATagtcacagtgacagatgtTAATGACAACTGTCCAAGCTTTAGCTCTGACAGTCCCCGCAGTGTCTCCATCCCCGGAGACTCCCCAAAGAACATGCTGGTCACTCAGGTCAGAGCCACAGACCCAGATTCAGGCCCGAATGCTGCCATCGTTTACTCCCTCAGTCCCAAAGTCTCTGAGCGGGCCAAGAAGCTCTTTAGCCTCGACAGCCTCACTGGGTACATCAGACTAACACAGGACCTCAAGAGCGACAactcagaggagctgctgctgaaagtgTTAGCTAGTGGCCATCACTGCCCCCCAGCAGACACTCAGGTAACCGTATCCGTGCTCCCCAAGGCGAACCAAGAGCTGACGATCAAGATCGGGTTCATAGCGGAGCATCAAAACCAGACGATGGTGTTACCAGAGAACCAGCCCCCCACCGTCTTAGCTGTTTTAGAGCTTGAGGgtgacagcagctttaaaggctCATCTCTTGCCATTGAGAGTGAAGTGCCTTTCACTTTGAGCCCACAGAATGGCAAATATCTGCTTTCCACATCAAAGCCCCTAGACTATGAGATGAAAAGTGAACATCATATTTCTGTGGTAGTGCATGGGAGATCAGCTGAAGGGACTGTGATCACTCCCTCCAGGCATGTGATCAGGGTGATGGTGGCAGATGTCAATGATAAtgctccacattttctccagtccCACTATCAGTTGGAGGTGGAGGAAAACAATCAGGCAGGGACATCACTGTGGCAGGTCTTGGCCACAGATGCAGACAGTGGACACAATGGCAGGGTGACCTACAGGCTTGACAAACACACTACCATCTTTAACATTGACTCTGTGACAGGTCAGCTGTCTGCATCAGCCTCTCTGGACAGGGAACAGCAGGGTGTACATAAGCTCACTGTGTTTGCACGAGATAGCGGCTCTCCTCCCTTGGAGTCAGTGGCCACAGTAACCATTCGTGTTTTGGACCAGAATGACAATGCACCTGTTTTTCTAACCCCCCACTTCATCTTTTTCATCCCTGAGAACATACCACCGTTTGCCCAGGTGGCGGGGTTAGGGGTGACAGACCCAGACGAAGGGGAGAATGGGAACACAGAGTTGGTAGTTGTAAACAGCAGTGGACCTTTTGTTGTGGATAGCACTCAGGGGATACTGCGCACCACCAGCAACTTGGACCGTGAAACAGAGGACCGCTATGAACTTTACCTGCTGGCCAGGGATCATGGACATCCTGTTGCTTTGACTTCCACAGCCAGGATAACTATCTTTGTGGAGGACATCAATGACAACGAGCCAAAAGTGATTCTTCCCAGCAGTAACTCCTCTTGCCTGACTGTCTCTCCAGAAACCATTGCAGGCACCACGGTAACAAAGATCTATGCCATTGACGAGGACACTGGCCTGAATTCAGAGATAACATATTCTGTTGTGATGCCAGAGCCAATGCAAAACAGCAGCCCTTTCCTGGTGGATTCAAGGTCAGGGAACATCACCGTAGCTCAGCAACTTCTACAGAAGGACCTGGGAATGCATCACTTGTTCATTGTGGTCAGAGATGCAGGGAAGCCAGCGCCACTTTATACCACTGTCTGGGTTAATCTGTTGGTTAATGAGAGCATGGAGCCCTGCCACTTGGACAGGGCGCCCACCTGGACAGGGTCACCTGATTTGGTTCAAACCCCCTCAAAGGCCCCCATCTGTGAGGTGGAGGACACCAGATCTGCTCAGCTGATACTGCTAGTAGGCCTGGGTATGATGCTGGCCTCCGCATTCTTGCTTGTGGTGGCAGCTGTGTTATACctgaaacagaggagaagacGTCTTCAGCAGAGCATGAGGGGCCACACTGAGGAGAATGAGATTCCACTCAGGCTCAAAGACAAATACTACTCTGATGACTAA